One genomic region from Pecten maximus chromosome 5, xPecMax1.1, whole genome shotgun sequence encodes:
- the LOC117328221 gene encoding uncharacterized protein LOC117328221 translates to MYPQFNKHPQFNKHLQFNKHLQFNKYMYPQFNKHPQFNKYPQFNKHLQFNKHLQFNKHLQFNKHLQFNKHLQFNKHLQFNKHLQFNKHLQFNKHPQFNKYPQFNKHLQFNKHLQFNKHLQFNKYPQFNKYKYPQFNKHPQFNKYMYPQFNKHLQFNKHLQFNKHLQFNKYMYPQFNKHPQFNKYPQFNKHLQFNKHLQFNKHLQFNKHLQFNKHLQFNKHLQFNKHLQFNKHLQFNKHPQFNKYPQFNKHLQFNKHLQFNKHLQFNKYPQFNKHLQFNKYMYPQFNKYMYPQFNKYPQFNKHLQFNKYPQFNKHLQFNKYMYPQFNKYMYPQFNKYPQFNKHLQFNKYMYPQFNKYPQFNKHPQFNKYPQFNKHLQFNKHLQFNKYPQFNKHPQFNKYPQFNKHLQFNKYPQFNKHPQFNKYPQFNKHPQFNKYPQFNKHPQFNKHLQFNKHLQFNKHLHFNNYISIPSLTSIPSLTSIPSLTSTCIPSLTNISSLTSIPSLTSISSLTSIPSLTSTSSLTSIPSLTSIPSLTSISSLTNISSLTSISSLTNIPSLTNISSLTSIPSLTSISSLTSIPSLTSIPSLTSISSLTNISSLTSISSLTNISSLTSISSLTSIPSLTSISSLTSIPSLTSIPSLTSISSLTSIPSLTSIPSLTSISSLTNISSLTNISSYSS, encoded by the exons atgtatccCCAGTTTAACAAACAT ccCCAGTTTAACAAACATCTCCAGTTTAACAAACATCTCCAGTTtaacaagtacatgtatccCCAGTTTAACAAACATCCCCAGTTTAACAAGTATCCCCAGTTTAACAAACATCTCCAGTTTAACAAACATCTCCAGTTTAACAAACATCTCCAGTTTAACAAACATCTCCAGTTTAACAAACATCTCCAGTTTAACAAACATCTCCAGTTTAACAAACATCTCCAGTTTAACAAACATCTCCAGTTTAACAAACATCCCCAGTTTAACAAGTATCCCCAGTTTAACAAACATCTCCAGTTTAACAAACATCTCCAGTTTAACAAACATCTCCAGTTTAACAAGTATCCCCAGTTtaacaagtac AAGTATCCCCAGTTTAACAAGCATCCCCAGTTtaacaagtacatgtatccCCAGTTTAACAAACATCTCCAG TTTAACAAACATCTCCAGTTTAACAAACATCTCCAGTTtaacaagtacatgtatccCCAGTTTAACAAACATCCCCAGTTTAACAAGTATCCCCAGTTTAACAAACATCTCCAGTTTAACAAACATCTCCAGTTTAACAAACATCTCCAGTTTAACAAACATCTCCAGTTTAACAAACATCTCCAGTTTAACAAACATCTCCAGTTTAACAAACATCTCCAGTTTAACAAACATCTCCAGTTTAACAAACATCCCCAGTTTAACAAGTATCCCCAGTTTAACAAACATCTCCAGTTTAACAAACATCTCCAGTTTAACAAACATCTCCAGTTTAACAAGTATCCCCAGTTTAACAAACATCTCCAGTTtaacaagtacatgtatccCCAG TTtaacaagtacatgtatccCCAGTTTAACAAGTATCCCCAGTTTAACAAACATCTCCAGTTTAACAAGTATCCCCAGTTTAACAAACATCTCCAGTTtaacaagtacatgtatccCCAG TTtaacaagtacatgtatccCCAGTTTAACAAGTATCCCCAGTTTAACAAAC ATCTCCAGTTtaacaagtacatgtatccCCAGTTTAACAAGTATCCCCAGTTTAACAAACATCCCCAGTTTAATAAGTATCCCCAGTTTAACAAACATCTCCAGTTTAACAAACATCTCCAGTTTAACAAGTATCCCCAGTTTAACAAACATCCCCAGTTTAACAAGTATCCCCAGTTTAACAAGCATCTCCAGTTTAACAAGTATCCCCAGTTTAACAAACATCCCCAGTTTAACAAGTATCCCCAGTTTAACAAGCATCCCCAGTTTAACAAGTATCCCCAGTTTAACAAACATCCCCAGTTTAACAAGCATCTCCAGTTTAACAAGCATCTCCAGTTTAACAAACATCtccattttaataattatataagtatccCCAGTTTAACAAGCATCCCCAGTTTAACAAGCATCCCCAGTTtaacaagtacatgtatccCCAGTTTAACAAACATCTCCAGTTTAACAAGTATCCCCAGTTTAACAAGCATCTCCAGTTTAACAAGTATCCCCAGTTTAACAAGTACCTCCAGTTTAACAAGTATCCCCAGTTTAACAAGCATCCCCAGTTTAACAAGCATCTCCAGTTTAACAAACATCTCCAGTTTAACAAGTATCTCCAGTTTAACAAACATCCCCAGTTTAACAAACATCTCCAGTTTAACAAGTATCCCCAGTTTAACAAGTATCTCCAGTTTAACAAGTATCCCCAGTTTAACAAGTATCCCCAGTTTAACAAGCATCTCCAGTTTAACAAACATCTCCAGTTTAACAAGTATCTCCAGTTTAACAAACATCTCCAGTTTAACAAGTATCTCCAGTTTAACAAGTATCCCCAGTTTAACAAGTATCTCCAGTTTAACAAGTATCCCCAGTTTAACAAGTATCCCCAGTTTAACAAGCATCTCCAGTTTAACAAGTATCCCCAGTTTAACAAGTATCCCCAGTTTAACAAGCATCTCCAGTTTAACAAACATCTCAAGTTTAACAAACATCTCAAGTTACTCCAGTTAA
- the LOC117328224 gene encoding neuroendocrine convertase 2-like isoform X3, protein MVMMRVVVSCLYLCLLTAHPLTAEEEEQPLVGEHLNQFIIQVDKRDLEDVARDYGFHVEKEHQLEDIGLYSLVHPEVATRSKRSADLHLSKLKDDPRVREITQLKVLDRVKREMIYDKQIEFPVRNINPSEFYRVDKSHFSLRGMPNPDCHDDFHMEFNDKFYDDSWFISNEGQTGGKCGIDLRVNKAWRGDFSGRGIRVVVLDDGLDHSHPDLRGNYDSEISADFNDNDSDPKPDLTNPDNSHGTRCAGEIAGAANNGVCSVGIAYNCKIGGVRILDGIVTDVLEARAIKHKLSTVDIYSASWGPRDDGMTMEGPSLASRKALAMGVEQGRNGKGSLYVWATGNGGINDDCCGADGYVGARETISIGSINDQGMRPCFMEICSSTMATVPSGGDSCNTFGKGNKPRIRVVTTDVHGGCTLNFEGTSSAAPMAAGVFAVVLEVNPDLGWRDILHIIALTARIPVPEKTGWHVNDCGYHTNHELGFGVLDVATMVAVAQTWGNVPKENVCHGPRITVNKKIDSNACVEMKTSASDCQSDPNRRINFLEHVMLYLHLDHSRRGDIEIKVTSSTGTMSTMMYRRPNDDSKKGMDFTFMSVHFWGESASGEWTVAVCDNDSGSNRNNQGFIHSMNMTWYGLHMSKKPRTTHKPYEPEYKDQMAIIRKEKTLYQEETIVKRSDILRNKKHRGLSRKVKGNEISDQDLSALISDIKMELRGQNFNKFRSEGRQVQGQMNTQKRGYANEHINTLKKHFGEHIENKNDEELEEILDEIESIFEGKDRVRRQANVERHLLSKRWSERPDVKFEDVMEDIYNNKVQH, encoded by the exons atggtgatgaTGAGGGTGGTGGTCAGCTGCCTGTATCTTTGTCTGCTGACCGCTCACCCACTGACTGCTGAGGAGGAGGAACAGCCACTGGTTGGAGAGCACCTAAACCAGTTCATTATACAGGTAGACAAGCGGGATCTTGAGGATGTGGCCAGGGATTATGGCTTCCATGTGGAGAAAGAGCATCAG CTGGAGGATATTGGGCTCTACTCACTGGTTCATCCAGAGGTTGCCACTCGATCCAAACGCAGTGCAGATCTTCACCTCAGCAAACTTAAGGATGATCCTCGG GTGAGAGAAATCACTCAACTCAAAGTGTTGGACCGAGTGAAAAGGGAGATGATTTATGACAAACAGATTGAGTTTCCAGTGAGGAATATTAATCCTTCAGAGTTTTATCGTGTTGACAAGAGTCATTTTTCTCTACGAGGAATGCCAAATCCAGACTGTCATGATGACTTCCACATGGAATTTAACGACAAATTCTATGATGATTCCTGGTTTATT TCCAATGAAGGACAGACAGGAGGAAAATGTGGTATAGATCTTCGTGTGAACAAGGCATGGCGAGGAGACTTTTCTGGCCGTGGTATCAGGGTGGTCGTCCTGGACGATGGCCTTGACCATAGTCATCCTGATCTCCGTGGTAATTAT GACTCTGAGATCAGTGCTGACTTTAACGACAATGATTCTGATCCTAAACCGGACCTTACCAACCCTGACAACAG CCATGGCACCCGATGTGCAGGAGAAATAGCAGGTGCTGCCAACAATGGTGTCTGTTCTGTAGGAATAGCCTACAACTGTAAAATTGGAG GTGTCCGAATACTGGATGGCATTGTTACTGATGTATTGGAAGCTAGAGCGATCAAGCACAAACTTTCAACCGTTGACATATACAGTGCCTCCTGGGGACCCCGAGACGACGGTATGACCATGGAAGGACCCAGCCTGGCCTCCAGGAAGGCACTGGCTATGGGAGTGGAACAG GGTCGTAACGGGAAGGGCTCGTTGTATGTCTGGGCCACTGGTAATGGTGGTATAAATGATGACTGTTGTGGAGCCGATGGCTACGTTGGGGCGAGGGAGACCATATCTATCGGGAGTATCAATGACCAAGGGATGCGGCCATGTTTTATGGAAATCTGCAGCTCCACCATGGCAACAGTCCCCAGTGGTGGGGATTCATGCAATACATTCGGAAAAGGGAACAAACCTCGAATACGCGTG GTAACTACAGATGTCCATGGAGGATGTACTCTCAATTTTGAGGGCACCTCCAGTGCTGCACCTATGGCTGCTGGGGTGTTTGCGGTGGTTCTAGAAGTAAA CCCAGACCTGGGATGGAGAGACATACTCCATATCATTGCCCTCACTGCACGCATCCCAGTTCCTGAAAAGACTGGATGGCATGTCAACGATTGTGGCTACCATACCAACCATGAACTTGGTTTTGGCGTACTGGATGTGGCGACCATGGTTGCTGTGGCCCAGACGTGGGGAAATGTACCAAAAGAGAATGTTTGCCATGGCCCCCGTATCACAGTTAACAA GAAGATCGACAGTAACGCCTGTGTTGAAATGAAGACCAGTGCATCTGATTGTCAGAGTGACCCTAATCGTCGCATCAATTTCCTTGAACATGTCATGCTCTACTTGCATCTTGACCACAGTCGCCGTGGTGACATCGAGATCAAAGTGACATCTTCAACCGGAACCATGTCAACGATGATGTACAGAAGGCCTAATGATGATAGTAAAAAAGGCATGGATTTTACTTTCATGTCTGTCCATTTCTGGGGTGAAAGTGCCTCCGGGGAATGGACTGTTGCCGTGTGTGATAACGACAGTGGATCTAATCGCAATAATCAGggctttatacacag TATGAATATGACTTGGTATGGACTGCACATGTCAAAAAAGCCACGCACCACCCACAAACCATACGAGCCTGAGTACAAAGACCAGATGGCTATTATACGTAAGGAGAAAACACTGTATCAGGAAGAAACCATTGTAAAACGTAGCGATATCCTCCGTAACAAGAAACATCGCGGCCTTAGCAGAAAGGTGAAAGGGAATGAAATATCGGACCAGGATTTATCAGCTCTTATCTCAGATATTAAGATGGAGCTGAGAGGACAGAACTTTAATAAGTTCAGAAGTGAAGGTCGTCAGGTTCAAGGTCAGATGAACACACAGAAGCGAGGCTATGCAAATGAGCACATCAATACTTTGAAGAAGCATTTCGGGGAGCACATAGAGAATAAAAATGATGAAGAACTAGAGGAAATATTAGATGAAATAGAAAGTATTTTTGAAGGAAAAGATCGAGTGCGACGTCAGGCTAATGTTGAAAGACACCTGCTAAGTAAGCGTTGGTCAGAGAGGCCTGATGTTAAGTTTGAAGACGTAATGGAGGATATCTACAATAACAAGGTCCAACACTAA
- the LOC117328224 gene encoding neuroendocrine convertase 2-like isoform X1 — MVSCVYEGEDLEKRKEVCSGTGLGRSLVTRMVMMRVVVSCLYLCLLTAHPLTAEEEEQPLVGEHLNQFIIQVDKRDLEDVARDYGFHVEKEHQLEDIGLYSLVHPEVATRSKRSADLHLSKLKDDPRVREITQLKVLDRVKREMIYDKQIEFPVRNINPSEFYRVDKSHFSLRGMPNPDCHDDFHMEFNDKFYDDSWFISNEGQTGGKCGIDLRVNKAWRGDFSGRGIRVVVLDDGLDHSHPDLRGNYDSEISADFNDNDSDPKPDLTNPDNSHGTRCAGEIAGAANNGVCSVGIAYNCKIGGVRILDGIVTDVLEARAIKHKLSTVDIYSASWGPRDDGMTMEGPSLASRKALAMGVEQGRNGKGSLYVWATGNGGINDDCCGADGYVGARETISIGSINDQGMRPCFMEICSSTMATVPSGGDSCNTFGKGNKPRIRVVTTDVHGGCTLNFEGTSSAAPMAAGVFAVVLEVNPDLGWRDILHIIALTARIPVPEKTGWHVNDCGYHTNHELGFGVLDVATMVAVAQTWGNVPKENVCHGPRITVNKKIDSNACVEMKTSASDCQSDPNRRINFLEHVMLYLHLDHSRRGDIEIKVTSSTGTMSTMMYRRPNDDSKKGMDFTFMSVHFWGESASGEWTVAVCDNDSGSNRNNQGFIHSMNMTWYGLHMSKKPRTTHKPYEPEYKDQMAIIRKEKTLYQEETIVKRSDILRNKKHRGLSRKVKGNEISDQDLSALISDIKMELRGQNFNKFRSEGRQVQGQMNTQKRGYANEHINTLKKHFGEHIENKNDEELEEILDEIESIFEGKDRVRRQANVERHLLSKRWSERPDVKFEDVMEDIYNNKVQH; from the exons gatggtgatgaTGAGGGTGGTGGTCAGCTGCCTGTATCTTTGTCTGCTGACCGCTCACCCACTGACTGCTGAGGAGGAGGAACAGCCACTGGTTGGAGAGCACCTAAACCAGTTCATTATACAGGTAGACAAGCGGGATCTTGAGGATGTGGCCAGGGATTATGGCTTCCATGTGGAGAAAGAGCATCAG CTGGAGGATATTGGGCTCTACTCACTGGTTCATCCAGAGGTTGCCACTCGATCCAAACGCAGTGCAGATCTTCACCTCAGCAAACTTAAGGATGATCCTCGG GTGAGAGAAATCACTCAACTCAAAGTGTTGGACCGAGTGAAAAGGGAGATGATTTATGACAAACAGATTGAGTTTCCAGTGAGGAATATTAATCCTTCAGAGTTTTATCGTGTTGACAAGAGTCATTTTTCTCTACGAGGAATGCCAAATCCAGACTGTCATGATGACTTCCACATGGAATTTAACGACAAATTCTATGATGATTCCTGGTTTATT TCCAATGAAGGACAGACAGGAGGAAAATGTGGTATAGATCTTCGTGTGAACAAGGCATGGCGAGGAGACTTTTCTGGCCGTGGTATCAGGGTGGTCGTCCTGGACGATGGCCTTGACCATAGTCATCCTGATCTCCGTGGTAATTAT GACTCTGAGATCAGTGCTGACTTTAACGACAATGATTCTGATCCTAAACCGGACCTTACCAACCCTGACAACAG CCATGGCACCCGATGTGCAGGAGAAATAGCAGGTGCTGCCAACAATGGTGTCTGTTCTGTAGGAATAGCCTACAACTGTAAAATTGGAG GTGTCCGAATACTGGATGGCATTGTTACTGATGTATTGGAAGCTAGAGCGATCAAGCACAAACTTTCAACCGTTGACATATACAGTGCCTCCTGGGGACCCCGAGACGACGGTATGACCATGGAAGGACCCAGCCTGGCCTCCAGGAAGGCACTGGCTATGGGAGTGGAACAG GGTCGTAACGGGAAGGGCTCGTTGTATGTCTGGGCCACTGGTAATGGTGGTATAAATGATGACTGTTGTGGAGCCGATGGCTACGTTGGGGCGAGGGAGACCATATCTATCGGGAGTATCAATGACCAAGGGATGCGGCCATGTTTTATGGAAATCTGCAGCTCCACCATGGCAACAGTCCCCAGTGGTGGGGATTCATGCAATACATTCGGAAAAGGGAACAAACCTCGAATACGCGTG GTAACTACAGATGTCCATGGAGGATGTACTCTCAATTTTGAGGGCACCTCCAGTGCTGCACCTATGGCTGCTGGGGTGTTTGCGGTGGTTCTAGAAGTAAA CCCAGACCTGGGATGGAGAGACATACTCCATATCATTGCCCTCACTGCACGCATCCCAGTTCCTGAAAAGACTGGATGGCATGTCAACGATTGTGGCTACCATACCAACCATGAACTTGGTTTTGGCGTACTGGATGTGGCGACCATGGTTGCTGTGGCCCAGACGTGGGGAAATGTACCAAAAGAGAATGTTTGCCATGGCCCCCGTATCACAGTTAACAA GAAGATCGACAGTAACGCCTGTGTTGAAATGAAGACCAGTGCATCTGATTGTCAGAGTGACCCTAATCGTCGCATCAATTTCCTTGAACATGTCATGCTCTACTTGCATCTTGACCACAGTCGCCGTGGTGACATCGAGATCAAAGTGACATCTTCAACCGGAACCATGTCAACGATGATGTACAGAAGGCCTAATGATGATAGTAAAAAAGGCATGGATTTTACTTTCATGTCTGTCCATTTCTGGGGTGAAAGTGCCTCCGGGGAATGGACTGTTGCCGTGTGTGATAACGACAGTGGATCTAATCGCAATAATCAGggctttatacacag TATGAATATGACTTGGTATGGACTGCACATGTCAAAAAAGCCACGCACCACCCACAAACCATACGAGCCTGAGTACAAAGACCAGATGGCTATTATACGTAAGGAGAAAACACTGTATCAGGAAGAAACCATTGTAAAACGTAGCGATATCCTCCGTAACAAGAAACATCGCGGCCTTAGCAGAAAGGTGAAAGGGAATGAAATATCGGACCAGGATTTATCAGCTCTTATCTCAGATATTAAGATGGAGCTGAGAGGACAGAACTTTAATAAGTTCAGAAGTGAAGGTCGTCAGGTTCAAGGTCAGATGAACACACAGAAGCGAGGCTATGCAAATGAGCACATCAATACTTTGAAGAAGCATTTCGGGGAGCACATAGAGAATAAAAATGATGAAGAACTAGAGGAAATATTAGATGAAATAGAAAGTATTTTTGAAGGAAAAGATCGAGTGCGACGTCAGGCTAATGTTGAAAGACACCTGCTAAGTAAGCGTTGGTCAGAGAGGCCTGATGTTAAGTTTGAAGACGTAATGGAGGATATCTACAATAACAAGGTCCAACACTAA
- the LOC117328224 gene encoding neuroendocrine convertase 2-like isoform X2: MMVMMRVVVSCLYLCLLTAHPLTAEEEEQPLVGEHLNQFIIQVDKRDLEDVARDYGFHVEKEHQLEDIGLYSLVHPEVATRSKRSADLHLSKLKDDPRVREITQLKVLDRVKREMIYDKQIEFPVRNINPSEFYRVDKSHFSLRGMPNPDCHDDFHMEFNDKFYDDSWFISNEGQTGGKCGIDLRVNKAWRGDFSGRGIRVVVLDDGLDHSHPDLRGNYDSEISADFNDNDSDPKPDLTNPDNSHGTRCAGEIAGAANNGVCSVGIAYNCKIGGVRILDGIVTDVLEARAIKHKLSTVDIYSASWGPRDDGMTMEGPSLASRKALAMGVEQGRNGKGSLYVWATGNGGINDDCCGADGYVGARETISIGSINDQGMRPCFMEICSSTMATVPSGGDSCNTFGKGNKPRIRVVTTDVHGGCTLNFEGTSSAAPMAAGVFAVVLEVNPDLGWRDILHIIALTARIPVPEKTGWHVNDCGYHTNHELGFGVLDVATMVAVAQTWGNVPKENVCHGPRITVNKKIDSNACVEMKTSASDCQSDPNRRINFLEHVMLYLHLDHSRRGDIEIKVTSSTGTMSTMMYRRPNDDSKKGMDFTFMSVHFWGESASGEWTVAVCDNDSGSNRNNQGFIHSMNMTWYGLHMSKKPRTTHKPYEPEYKDQMAIIRKEKTLYQEETIVKRSDILRNKKHRGLSRKVKGNEISDQDLSALISDIKMELRGQNFNKFRSEGRQVQGQMNTQKRGYANEHINTLKKHFGEHIENKNDEELEEILDEIESIFEGKDRVRRQANVERHLLSKRWSERPDVKFEDVMEDIYNNKVQH; this comes from the exons AT gatggtgatgaTGAGGGTGGTGGTCAGCTGCCTGTATCTTTGTCTGCTGACCGCTCACCCACTGACTGCTGAGGAGGAGGAACAGCCACTGGTTGGAGAGCACCTAAACCAGTTCATTATACAGGTAGACAAGCGGGATCTTGAGGATGTGGCCAGGGATTATGGCTTCCATGTGGAGAAAGAGCATCAG CTGGAGGATATTGGGCTCTACTCACTGGTTCATCCAGAGGTTGCCACTCGATCCAAACGCAGTGCAGATCTTCACCTCAGCAAACTTAAGGATGATCCTCGG GTGAGAGAAATCACTCAACTCAAAGTGTTGGACCGAGTGAAAAGGGAGATGATTTATGACAAACAGATTGAGTTTCCAGTGAGGAATATTAATCCTTCAGAGTTTTATCGTGTTGACAAGAGTCATTTTTCTCTACGAGGAATGCCAAATCCAGACTGTCATGATGACTTCCACATGGAATTTAACGACAAATTCTATGATGATTCCTGGTTTATT TCCAATGAAGGACAGACAGGAGGAAAATGTGGTATAGATCTTCGTGTGAACAAGGCATGGCGAGGAGACTTTTCTGGCCGTGGTATCAGGGTGGTCGTCCTGGACGATGGCCTTGACCATAGTCATCCTGATCTCCGTGGTAATTAT GACTCTGAGATCAGTGCTGACTTTAACGACAATGATTCTGATCCTAAACCGGACCTTACCAACCCTGACAACAG CCATGGCACCCGATGTGCAGGAGAAATAGCAGGTGCTGCCAACAATGGTGTCTGTTCTGTAGGAATAGCCTACAACTGTAAAATTGGAG GTGTCCGAATACTGGATGGCATTGTTACTGATGTATTGGAAGCTAGAGCGATCAAGCACAAACTTTCAACCGTTGACATATACAGTGCCTCCTGGGGACCCCGAGACGACGGTATGACCATGGAAGGACCCAGCCTGGCCTCCAGGAAGGCACTGGCTATGGGAGTGGAACAG GGTCGTAACGGGAAGGGCTCGTTGTATGTCTGGGCCACTGGTAATGGTGGTATAAATGATGACTGTTGTGGAGCCGATGGCTACGTTGGGGCGAGGGAGACCATATCTATCGGGAGTATCAATGACCAAGGGATGCGGCCATGTTTTATGGAAATCTGCAGCTCCACCATGGCAACAGTCCCCAGTGGTGGGGATTCATGCAATACATTCGGAAAAGGGAACAAACCTCGAATACGCGTG GTAACTACAGATGTCCATGGAGGATGTACTCTCAATTTTGAGGGCACCTCCAGTGCTGCACCTATGGCTGCTGGGGTGTTTGCGGTGGTTCTAGAAGTAAA CCCAGACCTGGGATGGAGAGACATACTCCATATCATTGCCCTCACTGCACGCATCCCAGTTCCTGAAAAGACTGGATGGCATGTCAACGATTGTGGCTACCATACCAACCATGAACTTGGTTTTGGCGTACTGGATGTGGCGACCATGGTTGCTGTGGCCCAGACGTGGGGAAATGTACCAAAAGAGAATGTTTGCCATGGCCCCCGTATCACAGTTAACAA GAAGATCGACAGTAACGCCTGTGTTGAAATGAAGACCAGTGCATCTGATTGTCAGAGTGACCCTAATCGTCGCATCAATTTCCTTGAACATGTCATGCTCTACTTGCATCTTGACCACAGTCGCCGTGGTGACATCGAGATCAAAGTGACATCTTCAACCGGAACCATGTCAACGATGATGTACAGAAGGCCTAATGATGATAGTAAAAAAGGCATGGATTTTACTTTCATGTCTGTCCATTTCTGGGGTGAAAGTGCCTCCGGGGAATGGACTGTTGCCGTGTGTGATAACGACAGTGGATCTAATCGCAATAATCAGggctttatacacag TATGAATATGACTTGGTATGGACTGCACATGTCAAAAAAGCCACGCACCACCCACAAACCATACGAGCCTGAGTACAAAGACCAGATGGCTATTATACGTAAGGAGAAAACACTGTATCAGGAAGAAACCATTGTAAAACGTAGCGATATCCTCCGTAACAAGAAACATCGCGGCCTTAGCAGAAAGGTGAAAGGGAATGAAATATCGGACCAGGATTTATCAGCTCTTATCTCAGATATTAAGATGGAGCTGAGAGGACAGAACTTTAATAAGTTCAGAAGTGAAGGTCGTCAGGTTCAAGGTCAGATGAACACACAGAAGCGAGGCTATGCAAATGAGCACATCAATACTTTGAAGAAGCATTTCGGGGAGCACATAGAGAATAAAAATGATGAAGAACTAGAGGAAATATTAGATGAAATAGAAAGTATTTTTGAAGGAAAAGATCGAGTGCGACGTCAGGCTAATGTTGAAAGACACCTGCTAAGTAAGCGTTGGTCAGAGAGGCCTGATGTTAAGTTTGAAGACGTAATGGAGGATATCTACAATAACAAGGTCCAACACTAA